In Salinarimonas sp., a genomic segment contains:
- a CDS encoding MFS transporter, producing the protein MSPESAPSFLRAAGPVVAVAFALAFLSSFGQTYFIALSSPGIRAAFDLTHAGFGALYSAATLASGLLMIFAGGALDRVSVRAYAGVALAGLAAAALAMSVVTHPALLLATLFGLRLFGQGMLAHAAITSAARLRAGLRGRATALASFGMTAGEGLLPFAAVAVLAASDWRALWQIAAATLVLALAAGATLGLRARADTRGAPEPAAADAPPPTPLSRRRILADPGFLSFLPAIAAPSAIVTGFFFHQREIAEASGWPLPLLAASISVFALVSVIGSLGAGALVDRIGALTVCRFHLLPLAGAGLVLSTMDGAVVAPLFFALLGLAAGAGHVVSAAVLAELFGTRQLGRVRALGTAVMVVASATTPALAGLVLDAEASLAWLGLPAAGWALGASALNLRLRRRAPALP; encoded by the coding sequence CGTCGCCGTCGCGTTCGCGCTCGCCTTCCTGTCCTCCTTCGGGCAGACCTATTTCATCGCGCTCTCGAGCCCCGGCATCCGCGCCGCCTTCGACCTGACGCATGCGGGCTTCGGCGCACTCTATTCGGCGGCGACGCTCGCTTCGGGCCTCTTGATGATCTTCGCCGGCGGCGCGCTCGATCGGGTGAGCGTGCGGGCCTATGCCGGCGTCGCGCTCGCCGGACTCGCGGCGGCGGCGCTCGCCATGTCGGTGGTGACGCATCCGGCGCTGCTGCTCGCGACCCTGTTCGGGCTGCGGCTCTTCGGCCAGGGCATGCTGGCGCACGCGGCGATCACCAGCGCGGCGCGGCTGCGGGCGGGCCTGCGCGGGCGCGCGACGGCGCTCGCGAGCTTCGGCATGACGGCGGGGGAGGGGCTTCTGCCCTTCGCCGCGGTCGCCGTGCTCGCCGCTTCCGACTGGCGGGCGCTCTGGCAGATCGCGGCGGCGACCCTCGTCCTCGCCCTCGCCGCGGGCGCGACGCTCGGCCTTCGCGCGCGCGCCGACACGCGCGGCGCACCGGAGCCGGCTGCCGCGGACGCGCCGCCGCCGACGCCGCTGAGCCGCCGGCGCATCTTGGCCGATCCGGGCTTCCTCTCGTTTCTCCCGGCCATCGCCGCCCCGTCCGCCATCGTCACCGGCTTCTTCTTCCACCAGCGCGAGATCGCGGAGGCGAGCGGATGGCCGCTGCCGCTTCTGGCCGCCAGCATCAGCGTCTTCGCCCTGGTCTCCGTGATCGGCAGCCTCGGGGCAGGCGCGCTCGTCGACCGCATCGGGGCGCTGACCGTATGCCGGTTTCACCTGCTGCCGCTCGCCGGCGCGGGGCTCGTGCTCTCGACGATGGACGGCGCGGTCGTCGCGCCGCTCTTCTTCGCGCTGCTGGGCCTGGCCGCCGGGGCCGGCCACGTGGTCTCGGCGGCGGTGCTGGCGGAGCTGTTCGGGACGCGCCAGCTCGGGCGGGTGCGCGCGCTCGGCACGGCGGTGATGGTCGTCGCGTCCGCGACGACGCCGGCCCTCGCGGGCCTCGTCCTCGACGCCGAGGCGAGCCTCGCCTGGCTCGGCCTGCCCGCGGCCGGGTGGGCGCTCGGCGCCTCGGCGCTGAACCTGCGGCTGAGGCGCCGCGCGCCGGCGCTGCCGTGA